One Globicephala melas chromosome 17, mGloMel1.2, whole genome shotgun sequence DNA window includes the following coding sequences:
- the CRH gene encoding corticoliberin, whose translation MRLPLLVSAGVLLVALLPCPPCRALLSRGPVPGARQASQHPQPLDFFQPSPQSQQPQARPGLLRMGEEYFLRLGSLNKSPAAPLSAASSPPAGSSGSRLSPDEVAANFFRALLQQLLLPRRPLDSPASPVERGAENALGGRQEAPERERRAEEPPISLDLTFHLLREVLEMARAEQLAQQAHSNRKLMEIIGK comes from the coding sequence ATGCGGCTGCCGCTGCTCGTGTCCGCGGGCGTCCTGCTGGTGGctctcctgccctgccctccatGCAGGGCCCTCCTTAGCCGGGGGCCCGTCCCGGGGGCCCGGCAGGCCTCGcagcacccccagcccctggattTCTTCCAGCCTTCGCCGCAGTCTCAGCAGCCGCAGGCTCGGCCCGGCCTGCTCCGCATGGGGGAGGAGTACTTCCTCCGCCTGGGTAGCCTCAATAAGAGCCCCGCTGCTCCGCTCTCGGCCGCCTCCTCGCCTCCTGCCGGCAGCAGCGGCAGCCGCCTTTCGCCGGACGAGGTGGCCGCCAACTTTTTCCGCGCGTTgctgcagcagctgctgctgcccCGGCGCCCGCTCGACAGCCCTGCGAGTCCGGTGGAACGCGGCGCCGAAAACGCCCTCGGCGGCCGCCAGGAGGCACCGGAGAGGGAGAGGCGAGCCGAGGAACCTCCCATCTCCCTGGATCTCACCTTCCACCTCCTCCGAGAAGTCTTGGAAATGGCCAGGGCTGAGCAGTTAGCGCAGCAAGCTCACAGCAACAGGAAACTGATGGAGATTATTGGGAAATGA